The Glycine soja cultivar W05 chromosome 6, ASM419377v2, whole genome shotgun sequence genome has a window encoding:
- the LOC114416516 gene encoding homeobox-leucine zipper protein HAT5-like: MAAGTVFCAAATAASNLTTTTFLHNQTPPSTSSQPPLDSLFLSASSPFLGSRSIVSFGDVQGGKGCNDSFFRPYDENGDEDMDEYFHQPEKKRRLSVEQVKFLEKSFDEENKLEPERKIWLAKELGLQPRQVAIWFQNRRARWKTKQMEKDYDSLQASYNDLKANYDNLLREKDKLKAEVARLTEKVLGREKNESHLEQAETNGLQEPLHKSLVDSASEGEGSKVTFEACKQEDISSAKSDIFDSSESPQYTDGVHSALLETGDSSYVFEPDRSDVSQDEEDNLSKTLLPHYIFPKLEDVDYSDPPHGSCNFGIPEEDQAIWSWPY, from the exons ATGGCGGCTGGAACTGTCTTCTGCGCTGCTGCTACTGCTGCTTCTAATTTGACAACAACCACTTTTCTTCACAACCAAACACCTCCTTCCACCTCCTCTCAGCCTCCTCTCGATTCTCTTTTCCTCTCTGCCTCTTCCCCTTTCCTCG GTTCAAGATCTATAGTGAGTTTTGGAGATGTTCAAGGAGGGAAGGGGTGCAATGATTCATTCTTCCGCCCCTATGATGAGAATGGGGATGAGGACATGGACGAGTACTTCCACCAGCCTGAGAAGAAGCGCAGGCTCTCCGTGGAGCAAGTGAAGTTTCTTGAGAAGAGCTTTGATGAGGAGAACAAGCTCGAGCCCgagaggaagatttggctagcCAAGGAACTCGGCTTGCAGCCTAGGCAGGTGGCGATTTGGTTTCAGAACCGCCGCGCGCGCTGGAAGACCAAGCAGATGGAAAAGGACTATGATTCCCTGCAGGCTAGTTACAATGATCTCAAGGCTAACTATGACAACCTTCTCAGGGAAAAGGATAAACTCAAAGCTGAG GTGGCAAGGCTCACTGAGAAGGTGCttggaagagagaaaaatgagagTCACTTGGAACAGGCTGAAACCAACGGATTGCAGGAGCCGCTGCACAAGTCTTTGGTTGATTCAGCTTCTGAGGGTGAAGGGTCCAAAGTGACCTTTGAGGCTTGTAAACAGGAGGACATTAGCTCAGCCAAGAGTGACATATTTGATTCATCAGAAAGCCCACAATACACTGATGGAGTTCACTCTGCACTTCTAGAGACTGGTGATTCTTCTTATGTGTTCGAACCTGATCGATCTGATGTGTCTCAGGATGAAGAAGATAACTTGAGCAAGACCCTTCTGCCTCATTACATTTTTCCCAAGCTTGAAGATGTTGATTACTCCGACCCACCTCATGGTTCATGTAATTTTGGAATTCCGGAGGAAGATCAAGCCATTTGGTCTTGGCCTTACTGA
- the LOC114416517 gene encoding uncharacterized protein LOC114416517, translating to MAVPATSSAPVLRPIPTNRSFSSPFRSLPTPTTRKPLTVFAMAPKKKVNKYNENWKKEWFGAGIFYEGSEEVEVDVFKKLEKRKVLSNVEKAGLLSKAEQLGFSLSSIEKLGVFSKAEELGLLSLLDRAASFSPSVLASAAIPAFVAAIAAVVIIPDDSAALVAVQAVVAAALGVGAVGLFVGSVVLGGLQEAD from the exons ATGGCGGTTCCTGCAACATCCTCAGCCCCTGTCCTTCGACCCATCCCCACCAACCGTTCCTTCTCTTCCCCATTCCGTTCACTCCCCACTCCCACCACCCGAAAACCCCTAACCGTCTTCGCCATGGCCCCTAAGAAGAAG GTGAACAAGTACAACGAAAACTGGAAAAAGGAGTGGTTTGGCGCGGGGATATTCTACGAGGGGAGCGAGGAAGTGGAGGTGGACGTGTTCAAGAAGCTGGAGAAGAGGAAGGTTTTGAGCAACGTGGAGAAAGCAGGCTTGCTCTCCAAGGCAGAACAATTAGGATTCTCGCTCTCTTCCATAGAGAAGCTCGGCGTCTTCTCCAAAGCCGAAGAGCTCGGCTTGCTCAGCTTGCTCGACCGAGCCGCCAGCTTCTCCCCCTCCGTCCTCGCCTCCGCCGCCATCCCCGCCTTCGTCGCCGCAATCGCCGCCGTTGTCATCATTCCCGATGACTCCGCCGCGCTCGTCGCCGTCCAGGCTGTTGTTGCCGCCGCACTCGGCGTCGGCGCCGTCGGTCTGTTCGTTGGCTCCGTCGTGCTCGGCGGATTGCAGGAGgcggattga
- the LOC114416518 gene encoding mitochondrial outer membrane protein porin 1-like, translated as MSQGPGLYFDIGKKARDVLHKGYAQQPPIHFNYRFLNWNLDLSCQEELVHGLRGLFTCNIPDSGKLEIQHFSRFSGFSASIGLSGEAEKGYNPVANISGHIGTRILTLGANLACDLSGSSSARTTNNLNAGLSLNSPYLVAAATLHDNFQTLKGSCYFEVNPLTKTAIAAEVKYDLADDETTGVTVGAQHALFSWTLLKARLNNNGKVGGLIQQKFGTKFSITVAGEINLNEKAKEKFPKVGVSMALK; from the exons ATGAGCCAGGGTCCGGGCTTATATTTTGATATTGGAAAGAAGGCCAGAG ATGTTCTCCACAAGGGCTACGCTCAACAACCACCAATCCACTTTAACTACAGATTCTTGAATTGGAATTTAGATCTCTCCTGTCAAG AAGAACTTGTGCATGGACTAAGGGGCCTTTTCACATGTAACATACCTGACTCGGGGAAG TTGGAAATTCAACACTTTAGTAGATTCAGTGGGTTTAGTGCAAGCATTGGATTATCGGGAGAAGCAGAAAAAGGATATAACCCTGTTGCAAACATCTCTGGTCATATAGGAACCAGAATTCTCACCCTGGGAGCTAATCTTGCCTGTGACTTATCAGGAAGCTCATCAGCTAGGACAACCAACAATCTGAATGCTGGGTTGAGCCTGAACAGTCCCTACCTTGTTGCTGCCGCAACCTT GCATGACAATTTTCAAACCTTGAAAGGTTCCTGTTATTTTGAAGTGAACCCCCTGACCAAGACTGCGATCGCAGCAGAGGTGAAGTATGACCTTGCAGATGATGAGACTACTGGTGTCACCGTTGGTGCTCAGCATGCATTATTTTCTTGGACATTGCTAAAGGCTCGACTTAACAACAATGGCAAGGTAGGTGGTCTAATTCAACAAAAGTTTGGGACAAAATTTTCCATAACCGTGGCGGGAGAGATAAATTTGAATGAGAAAGCTAAAGAAAAGTTTCCCAAGGTTGGAGTCTCCATggctttaaaataa
- the LOC114414355 gene encoding protein PXR1-like, producing MGGAEENDKHEGEVEKEHKKEKKEKAEDAGEESKEKKKEKKNKEGKEKKEKNPEDKKDPAILKQKLEKLDSKMQALQTKREEILKLLQEVEQGAANSSEATA from the coding sequence ATGGGAGGAGCTGAAGAGAATGACAAGCATGAGGGTGAAGTTGAGAAGGAGcataagaaggaaaagaaagagaaagcagAGGATGCTGGAGAGGAATctaaagagaagaagaaggagaagaagaataaggaagggaaagagaagaaggagaagaaccCTGAAGATAAAAAGGATCCTGCGATATTAAAGCAAAAGCTTGAAAAACTAGACTCCAAGATGCAAGCTCTGCAAACTAAGAGAGAAGAAATATTGAAGCTGCTTCAAGAAGTAGAACAAGGTGCAGCTAATTCAAGTGAAGCTACTGCATAA